Below is a genomic region from Actinoallomurus bryophytorum.
GACCGCCCGTGCCGACGAGGTGGACACCGTGGTGGGCCTCGACGCCGGGGCCGACGACTACGTCACCAAGCCGTTCCGGCTGGCGGAGCTGCTCGCACGCGTGCGTGCTCTCCTGCGCCGGGGCAGCACCGAGACGCCCATAGTGCAGGGCGTGCGGATCGACGCCGAGTCCAGGCGCGCCTGGATGGGCGACCAGGAGCTTCAGCTCACGACCAAGGAGTTCGACCTGCTGCGCGTGCTCGTACGCGACGCCGGCAAGGTCGTCACCCGTGAGCAGATCATGCGCGAGGTGTGGGACACCAACTGGTGGGGTTCCACCAAGACCCTCGACATGCATATCTCCTGGTTGCGCCGCAAGCTCGGGGACGACGCGGGAAGCCCTCGCTACATCACGACCGTGCGCGGAGTCGGATTCCGCTTCGAGCGCGGCGACTAGACAGGCGGACCGTGACGTGAACCACGGCATCACGTCACGGTCGGAAGAGAGGCCCCCATGAGGCGACGTCTGCTGCTGTCGACGCTCGCCGTCGCTGTCGTCTCCGTACTCCTGCTCGGCATCCCGCTCGCCTACTCCACCGAGCGCCTGATCTACGACGAGGCGCAGCAGCAGGTCGAGCGGGAGGCGGCGACCGTCGTGGCGGGGGTCAATCTCCGGGAGGAGATGCGCCAGTCGATCACCGGCGACCAGATCGGCAAGGAGTTCCCTGGCCGCTACATCGTGGTGAGCATGGCCGACGGTACGGAGATCACGGCAGGGGAGGCCCCGGCCAAGGGCGACCACGTGATCACGAAGATGGCGGCGAACGACCGCGGCATCCGCGTCCAGGTCTCGCGGGACGCCGCCGACGTCGAGGCGGACGCCGTACGCACGTTCCTGCTCATCGGCAGCCTCGTCGTGCTCGGTGTGGGGGTGGCGGTCGCCCTCGCGATGGTGCAGGCACGGAAGCTGACGCTGCCGCTGATCGACCTGGCCGAGACCGCCGAACGCCTCGGGTCCGGCAACGCGCGCCCGCGACGGCGGCGATACGGGGTACCCGAGGTCGACCGCGTCGCGGAGGTGCTCGACAGCAGCGCGGTCCGTATCGCCGACCTGTTCGCCGCGAGCCGGGAGTTCGCCTCCGACGCCAGTCATCAGCTGC
It encodes:
- a CDS encoding ATP-binding protein, whose amino-acid sequence is MRRRLLLSTLAVAVVSVLLLGIPLAYSTERLIYDEAQQQVEREAATVVAGVNLREEMRQSITGDQIGKEFPGRYIVVSMADGTEITAGEAPAKGDHVITKMAANDRGIRVQVSRDAADVEADAVRTFLLIGSLVVLGVGVAVALAMVQARKLTLPLIDLAETAERLGSGNARPRRRRYGVPEVDRVAEVLDSSAVRIADLFAASREFASDASHQLRTPLTALSMRLEEMIEAAEYPDVVREEGAAAAAQVERLAAVVEQLLARAKHDPTGDAVPIGVDEIVTQQVKEWEPVFRRESRRIDMSGVRGLTAVVSPGGLSQIVATLLDNSLVHGDGRVTIHTKETPASIVVEVGDEGAGVPPELERRVFDRNVSGRQGTGLGLYLARSLATADGGRLELVRSRPATFAIFLRKREEALLAKERVVSGPA
- a CDS encoding response regulator transcription factor; the encoded protein is MTSVLLAEDDTSISEPLARALRREGYNVEVSPDGPQALERALGGGVDLIVLDLGLPELDGLEVARRVRAEGHGVPILILTARADEVDTVVGLDAGADDYVTKPFRLAELLARVRALLRRGSTETPIVQGVRIDAESRRAWMGDQELQLTTKEFDLLRVLVRDAGKVVTREQIMREVWDTNWWGSTKTLDMHISWLRRKLGDDAGSPRYITTVRGVGFRFERGD